From one Streptomyces sp. CA-210063 genomic stretch:
- a CDS encoding bifunctional glycosyltransferase/CDP-glycerol:glycerophosphate glycerophosphotransferase, translating into MSSLPRFSVIVPAYKVQAYLHECLDSVLSQSFTDLEVIVVDDASPDNGGSIADEFAARDPRVRRTVRLRENAGPGAARNKGMEYARGDYLLFLDGDDTFTPGALQAIADRVKETGEPDVLVHDFARTSWSGESVRNERALQLTEQGTAPFRLDDRPGLLSVRPVAWNKAYKREFVEDHDFRFPPGIYEDTAWTYPVLMTAESVATLDRVCVHHRRRRHGSLLGATTRAHFDVFEQYDRVFAYVDERPELAQWRPVLFRRMVDHLTSVFTRRHRLPREARAEFLRTVRAHCARYRTPGAPIRAHARLRHALLRLGSQRVYRALWAVARLGGGAGRLVAGLARPLRDAGLRLHYRVQRLLPLRADRAVFAAYGGRGYVCSPAALENAFRTYVPKMRTSWIARPEHHHTLPVATRRVRPGSMAYWTALARSKYLVNNVDFDRRLVKRRGQVLLQTQHGTPLKHMGLDLQDRPAAARGTDFAAVLRGSDQWDYVLSGNRHSTLVWERVHPSAYTTLEYGSPRNDVFLKANSTDVARVREHLGIPEGAVAVLYAPTHRDYRHSQRAHLDLERVLRKLGPRFVILARAHHAYDSPLTDLAHGRLLDVTAYPSVENLCLASDALVTDYSSLMFDYANLDRPIVIHSEDWEAYEAARGTYFDLRSFPPGAVARSEDELIDIFATGHWRGSRSAQLRAAFRDRFCPYDDGRAAERVVRRVVLGDTAPVDFVPLADRRPVPSAAAARPSSPLATVPGQSQPGVDDSLRT; encoded by the coding sequence ATGTCCTCCTTGCCCAGGTTCAGTGTCATCGTTCCCGCGTACAAGGTTCAGGCGTACCTGCACGAATGCCTGGATTCCGTGCTGTCCCAGTCCTTCACCGACCTCGAAGTGATCGTCGTCGACGACGCCTCGCCCGACAACGGCGGGTCGATCGCCGACGAGTTCGCGGCCCGCGACCCCCGGGTCAGGCGAACCGTGCGCCTGCGGGAGAACGCGGGGCCGGGTGCCGCCCGCAACAAGGGGATGGAGTACGCGAGGGGCGACTACCTCCTCTTCCTCGACGGCGACGACACGTTCACGCCGGGCGCGCTCCAGGCGATCGCCGACCGCGTCAAGGAGACCGGCGAACCCGACGTCCTCGTCCACGACTTCGCCCGCACCTCCTGGTCCGGCGAGTCCGTCCGCAACGAACGCGCCCTCCAACTCACCGAGCAGGGCACGGCCCCGTTCCGCCTCGACGACCGCCCGGGCCTGCTGAGCGTCCGCCCGGTGGCGTGGAACAAGGCGTACAAGCGCGAGTTCGTCGAGGACCACGACTTCCGGTTCCCGCCCGGCATCTACGAGGACACGGCCTGGACGTACCCGGTCCTGATGACCGCCGAGTCCGTCGCCACCCTCGACCGGGTCTGCGTCCACCACCGCCGGCGCCGCCACGGCAGCCTCCTCGGGGCGACCACGCGGGCGCACTTCGATGTGTTCGAGCAGTACGACCGGGTGTTCGCGTACGTCGACGAGCGGCCGGAGCTGGCCCAGTGGCGTCCGGTGCTCTTCCGGCGCATGGTCGACCACCTCACGTCCGTGTTCACCCGGCGCCACCGGCTGCCGCGCGAGGCGCGCGCCGAGTTCCTGCGCACGGTCCGCGCGCACTGCGCCCGCTACCGCACTCCGGGCGCCCCCATCCGCGCCCACGCCCGCCTCCGGCACGCGCTCCTACGGCTGGGCAGCCAGCGCGTCTACCGGGCGCTGTGGGCCGTGGCACGGCTGGGCGGGGGCGCCGGACGCCTGGTGGCGGGCCTGGCCCGGCCGCTGCGCGACGCCGGGCTGCGCCTCCACTACCGCGTCCAGCGCCTCCTCCCGCTGCGTGCCGACCGGGCGGTGTTCGCCGCGTACGGCGGCCGGGGCTATGTGTGCAGCCCGGCCGCGCTGGAGAACGCGTTCCGTACGTACGTCCCCAAGATGCGCACCTCGTGGATCGCGCGCCCCGAGCACCACCACACCCTTCCGGTGGCGACCCGGCGTGTGCGCCCCGGCTCGATGGCGTACTGGACGGCGCTCGCCCGCTCCAAGTACCTGGTGAACAACGTGGACTTCGACCGCCGCTTGGTCAAGCGTCGCGGCCAGGTCCTCCTCCAGACCCAGCACGGCACCCCGCTCAAGCACATGGGCCTCGACCTCCAGGACCGCCCGGCGGCCGCGCGCGGCACGGACTTCGCGGCCGTGCTGCGCGGCAGCGACCAGTGGGACTACGTCCTGTCCGGCAACCGCCACTCCACCCTCGTCTGGGAGCGCGTCCATCCGTCCGCGTACACGACCCTGGAGTACGGCTCCCCGCGCAACGACGTGTTCCTGAAGGCCAATTCGACGGATGTGGCCCGGGTGCGCGAACACCTCGGCATCCCCGAGGGCGCGGTCGCCGTCCTGTACGCCCCCACACACCGCGACTACCGCCACTCGCAACGCGCCCACCTGGATCTGGAGCGGGTGCTCCGCAAGCTCGGCCCGCGCTTCGTGATCCTGGCCCGCGCCCACCACGCGTACGACTCCCCGCTGACGGACCTGGCGCACGGCCGTCTCCTCGACGTCACGGCCTACCCGAGCGTCGAGAACCTGTGCCTCGCCTCCGACGCGCTCGTCACCGACTACTCCTCCCTGATGTTCGACTACGCCAACCTCGACCGGCCCATCGTGATCCACTCCGAGGACTGGGAGGCGTACGAGGCGGCCCGTGGCACGTACTTCGACCTGCGCTCGTTCCCGCCGGGCGCGGTCGCGCGCAGCGAGGACGAGCTGATCGACATCTTCGCGACGGGGCACTGGCGCGGGTCGCGCTCCGCGCAGTTGCGGGCCGCCTTCCGTGACCGGTTCTGCCCGTACGACGACGGGCGGGCGGCGGAGCGGGTGGTGCGGCGGGTGGTCCTGGGTGACACCGCGCCGGTCGACTTCGTCCCCTTGGCCGACCGCCGTCCCGTCCCGTCCGCCGCCGCGGCCCGTCCGTCGTCTCCGTTGGCGACGGTCCCTGGCCAGTCGCAGCCGGGCGTGGACGACTCCCTGCGCACGTAA
- a CDS encoding VOC family protein, translating to MTTPLGSLNEFCWMDLKTRDLAGTATFFSKTLGWRFAVDEKDWRKATKIAIDGHLIGSVSDLANPVYPPGTPAHIAYYLAVDNVDRRAEAATVNGARLVVPPFDAGDQGRMATLIDPVGAAFSLWQPRNFTGWKFPSHLAGAPHRMVLTCDQPEKARHFYDKTMGTPPNCADFIATRGPSASAPQWELAVEVEDPDSAVARAHDYGQDPATWFEETGRRVVRLSSPEGLTFLVRCLEQ from the coding sequence ATGACGACCCCTCTGGGTTCATTGAACGAGTTCTGCTGGATGGACCTCAAAACCCGTGACTTGGCCGGCACCGCCACCTTCTTCTCGAAGACGCTGGGCTGGCGCTTCGCGGTGGACGAGAAGGACTGGCGAAAGGCCACCAAGATAGCCATCGACGGCCACCTGATCGGCAGCGTGAGCGACCTGGCGAACCCGGTCTACCCACCGGGAACACCCGCCCATATCGCCTATTATCTGGCAGTCGACAACGTCGATCGCCGTGCCGAAGCGGCGACGGTGAACGGCGCTCGTCTTGTCGTGCCTCCCTTCGACGCGGGCGATCAGGGGCGCATGGCGACATTGATCGATCCAGTAGGTGCCGCCTTCTCCCTCTGGCAGCCACGCAACTTCACCGGATGGAAGTTCCCGTCCCACTTGGCAGGTGCCCCGCACCGCATGGTCCTGACGTGCGACCAGCCTGAGAAGGCCCGGCACTTTTACGACAAGACGATGGGGACCCCTCCGAACTGCGCCGATTTCATCGCCACACGTGGACCCAGTGCATCCGCCCCGCAGTGGGAACTTGCGGTCGAGGTCGAGGATCCGGACAGCGCCGTCGCCCGCGCACACGATTACGGCCAAGACCCGGCCACCTGGTTCGAGGAAACCGGTCGTCGTGTTGTGCGGTTGAGCAGCCCAGAGGGACTGACATTCCTGGTCCGCTGCCTTGAGCAGTGA
- a CDS encoding IS630 family transposase translates to MAELVRVRRLTDQEGQKLQQILRRGSTSSVRYRRAMMLLASAGGNRVPVIAQLVQADEDTVRDVIHRFNEIGLACLDPRWAGGRPRQLSPDDEDFVVQTATTRPTKLGQPFTRWSVRKLAAYLRRVHGRIIRIGREALRCLLLRRGITFQRTKTWKESPDPDRDAKLDRIEEVLERFPDRVFAFDEFGPLGIRPTAGSCWAKQGRPDRLPATYRRTHGVTYFHGCYSVGDDTLWGVNHRRKGTANSLVALKSIRAARPDGAPIYIILDTLSAHTGADIRRWAKKNKVELCFTPTYASWANPIEAHFGPLRQFTLANSHHRSHPVQTRALHAYLRWRNANARHPDLLAAQRKERARIRSEKGIRWGGRPLTAAA, encoded by the coding sequence GTGGCCGAGCTTGTGCGGGTGCGCCGATTGACCGATCAGGAAGGGCAGAAACTGCAGCAGATCCTGCGCCGGGGCAGTACCAGCTCGGTGCGCTATCGGCGGGCGATGATGCTGCTGGCCTCGGCCGGCGGAAACCGTGTCCCGGTGATCGCCCAGCTCGTCCAGGCCGACGAGGACACCGTCCGCGATGTGATCCACCGCTTCAACGAGATCGGCCTGGCCTGTCTGGACCCTCGGTGGGCGGGAGGCCGTCCCCGCCAACTCAGCCCCGACGACGAGGACTTCGTCGTCCAGACGGCCACCACCCGCCCGACCAAGCTCGGCCAGCCCTTCACCCGCTGGTCGGTCCGCAAACTCGCCGCCTACCTGCGCCGCGTACACGGACGCATCATCCGCATCGGCCGGGAAGCCTTACGGTGCCTGCTCCTGCGCCGCGGCATCACCTTCCAGCGCACCAAGACCTGGAAGGAGTCGCCCGATCCCGACCGTGATGCCAAGCTCGACCGCATCGAAGAGGTGCTGGAACGCTTCCCGGACCGGGTCTTCGCCTTCGACGAGTTCGGCCCCCTCGGGATCCGGCCCACCGCAGGCTCCTGCTGGGCGAAGCAGGGCAGGCCCGACCGCCTGCCGGCGACGTACCGCCGCACCCACGGCGTCACCTACTTCCACGGCTGCTACTCCGTCGGCGACGACACGCTGTGGGGAGTGAACCACCGCCGCAAGGGCACCGCCAACAGCCTGGTCGCGCTGAAGTCGATCCGCGCCGCCCGCCCCGACGGCGCCCCGATCTACATCATTCTGGACACCCTCTCCGCCCATACCGGAGCGGACATCCGCCGCTGGGCGAAGAAGAACAAGGTCGAGCTGTGCTTCACCCCGACCTACGCCTCCTGGGCCAACCCGATCGAGGCCCATTTCGGCCCGCTGCGGCAGTTCACCCTCGCCAACTCCCACCACCGCAGTCACCCCGTGCAGACCCGGGCCCTGCACGCCTACCTGCGCTGGCGCAACGCCAACGCCCGCCACCCCGACCTCCTGGCCGCCCAGCGCAAGGAACGCGCCCGCATCCGCAGCGAGAAGGGCATTCGCTGGGGCGGACGCCCCCTGACGGCCGCAGCCTGA
- a CDS encoding Mu transposase domain-containing protein: protein MRWNGGCGPPRVDRYSRITVKMCSYSVPVRFIDRKVTVHLTGDTLVVFDNRREIARHARLAGRGQERLVLDHYLEVLLRKPGALDRSEALHQARTEGTFTTEHEAFWALAQQQLGEIEGTKALVRVLLLHRHQQHADVIAGLRAAVALGTCSDDVVALEARKAAQAAGRAPTVTATPAPPDQTDPLSPQMPQVSHLTSRRLAQPLPDDARPLPRLEQWDELLQLRRKDSP, encoded by the coding sequence TTGCGGTGGAACGGTGGATGTGGTCCGCCGAGGGTCGACCGCTACAGCCGGATCACCGTCAAGATGTGCTCGTACTCCGTCCCGGTCCGCTTCATCGACCGCAAGGTCACCGTCCACCTGACCGGCGACACGCTCGTCGTGTTCGACAACCGTCGCGAGATCGCCCGCCATGCCCGGCTCGCCGGCCGCGGCCAGGAACGTCTGGTCCTGGACCACTACCTGGAGGTGCTGCTGCGCAAGCCCGGTGCCCTGGACCGCTCCGAGGCGTTGCACCAGGCCCGCACCGAGGGCACCTTCACCACTGAGCACGAGGCGTTCTGGGCCCTGGCCCAGCAGCAGCTCGGCGAGATCGAAGGAACGAAAGCCCTGGTCAGGGTCCTGCTCTTGCACCGCCATCAGCAGCACGCGGACGTGATCGCGGGACTGCGGGCCGCCGTCGCGCTGGGTACCTGCAGCGACGACGTGGTTGCCCTGGAGGCCCGCAAGGCCGCCCAGGCGGCCGGCCGGGCACCCACAGTCACCGCGACACCGGCGCCGCCGGATCAGACGGATCCGCTCAGCCCGCAGATGCCGCAGGTCAGCCACCTCACCTCGCGCCGCCTGGCCCAGCCATTGCCCGATGACGCCCGCCCCCTGCCCCGCCTGGAGCAGTGGGACGAACTACTCCAGCTCCGCCGGAAGGATTCGCCATGA
- the istB gene encoding IS21-like element helper ATPase IstB, which yields MTAAHHALTAQTPDAAIDTACRMLRLPTMRAQAADTIARAEREGLSYAGFLAELLMAECEDRDRRRAERRIRAAHFPREKSLRDFDYRANPNVDPAVIHSLATCDWIAKGYPLCLIGDSGTGKSHLLIGLGTAAAMAGYRVRYTTAAALVNELVEAADDKQLGKTIARYGRVDLLEIDELGYLELDRRGAEMLFQVLTEREEKNSIAIASNEAFTGWSKTFTDPRLCAAIVDRLTFNATLIETGTESYRLARTRANKNSGTK from the coding sequence ATGACCGCTGCCCATCACGCGCTTACCGCGCAGACACCCGATGCCGCGATCGACACCGCCTGCCGCATGCTGAGGCTGCCCACCATGCGGGCCCAGGCCGCCGACACCATCGCCCGCGCCGAACGCGAAGGGCTCTCCTACGCGGGCTTCCTCGCCGAGCTGCTGATGGCCGAGTGCGAGGACCGCGACCGCCGCCGGGCCGAACGCCGCATCCGGGCCGCCCACTTCCCGCGGGAGAAGTCCCTGCGCGACTTCGACTACCGCGCCAACCCCAACGTCGACCCGGCCGTCATCCACTCCCTCGCCACCTGCGACTGGATCGCCAAGGGCTACCCGCTGTGTCTGATCGGGGACTCCGGCACCGGGAAGTCCCACCTGCTGATCGGCTTGGGTACTGCGGCCGCCATGGCCGGCTACCGCGTCCGCTACACGACGGCCGCGGCCCTGGTGAACGAGCTCGTCGAGGCCGCCGACGACAAACAGCTCGGCAAGACCATCGCCCGCTACGGACGCGTCGACCTTTTGGAGATCGACGAGCTCGGCTACCTCGAACTGGACCGCCGCGGCGCCGAGATGCTCTTCCAGGTCCTGACCGAACGCGAGGAGAAGAACAGCATCGCCATCGCCTCCAACGAGGCGTTCACCGGCTGGAGCAAGACCTTCACCGACCCCCGGCTCTGCGCGGCCATCGTGGACCGGCTCACCTTCAACGCCACTCTCATCGAGACCGGCACCGAGTCCTACCGCCTGGCCCGCACTAGGGCCAACAAAAACAGCGGGACGAAGTGA